In Ovis aries strain OAR_USU_Benz2616 breed Rambouillet chromosome 8, ARS-UI_Ramb_v3.0, whole genome shotgun sequence, a single window of DNA contains:
- the LOC101123128 gene encoding large ribosomal subunit protein uL22-like: MVRYSLDPENPTKSCKSRGSNLRVHFKNTRETAQAIKGMHIRKATKYLKDVTLKKQCVPFRRYNSGVGRCAQAKQWGWTQGRWPKKSAEFLLHMLKNAESNAELKGLDVDSLVIEHIQVNKAPKMRRRTYRAHGRINPYMSSPCHIEMILTEKEQIVPKPEEEVAQKKKISQKKLKKQKLMARE, translated from the coding sequence ATGGTGCGCTATTCACTTgacccagaaaaccccacaaaatcatgcaaatcaagaGGTTCAAATCTTCGTGTACACTTTAAGAACACTCGTGAAACCGCCCAGGCCATAAAGGGTATGCATATCCGAAAAGCCACCAAGTATCTGAAGGACGTCACGTTAAAGAAGCAGTGTGTGCCGTTCCGCCGCTACAACAGTGGAGTTGGCAGGTGTGCACAGGCCAAACAGTGGGGCTGGACTCAGGGTCGATGGCCCAAAAAGAGTGCTGAATTTTTACTACACATGCTCAAAAATGCAGAGAGTAATGCTGAACTTAAGGGCTTAGATGTAGATTCTCTGGTCATTGAGCACATCCAAGTGAACAAAGCCCCCAAGATGCGACGCAGGACTTACAGAGCTCACGGTCGGATCAACCCCTACATGAGCTCTCCCTGCCACATTGAGATGAtccttactgaaaaagaacagattgttcctaaaccagaagaggaggttgcacagaagaaaaagatatcccagaagaaactgaagaaacaaaaacttatggcCCGGGAATAA